In Leptolyngbya sp. O-77, the genomic window GCACAGGCTTATCCTGAGCGCCTACCTTCTTGAGCAGCGAGAAGTTCTGCATGTTGCGTGCGCCCACCTGCACGATGTCGGTCACTTCGCAGATTTTTTCCAGGTCTGCTGCGTCCATGACTTCGGTAATAATGCCCAGTCCGGTCGCATCTTTCGCCGCTTGCAGCAGTTCTAGCGCACTCTCGCCATGTCCCTGAAAAGCGTAGGGTGAGGTGCGCGGCTTGAATGCACCGCCCCGCAAAAACTTCGCGCCTGCGGCTTTTACGCGGCGAGCCGTTTCCACGATCATGGTTTCGTTTTCAACAGAGCAAGGCCCCGCCACCACCACAATCGGCGCAAAGACGCTGAAGGTCACTGGGCCATTGGGCGTGGGCACGACGACTTCGCTGGGTTCGCCGTGGCGATATTCCTTGCTGACGCGCTTATAGGGCTTTTCGACCCGCAGCACTTGCTCAATCCAGGGACTCAGGTCTTGGAGTTGGAGCGCGTCCATCTCGGCAGTGTCACCCACCAGACCGACCACGGTTTTGTGTTTGCCGACGATTTTTTCCGGCGTCAGGCCCATCTCGCGAAATTCGGCACTCAGGCGGTCGATTTCTTCGGCGGGCGCTTCGGGCTTCATCACCACAATCATGGGAAAATCCTGCTTACTTTGAATAATTCAAGAGAGGTTAAAAGTCCTTCAGCTCTGGGGTTTAGGCAGAGCGTTTGGGTTGCGTTTAGATCCAGGGCAGGGGAACGTCCGTGGAGCAGACATCGCCCAAAAACATGACTAGTTTAGAGTATTGAATGCTACGGAAACGGCAGACTGGCAGGTTAACTTCAGTTAAGAGTTCTAAACGCCACACGCCAAAATCCAAAGGTTTAATGCTGGGCTAACGCTAGCGCTTATTTTAGGCAGCCCAAAAGACAAAAACCACCCTCCGGTCGGGTGGTTTCTGCGATGAGGCGTTTAGGACTGAGGGCGCTGCGATCGCCACGCGGCAATGGTGCGTCCCAGGTTAGTGCGAAACTCCGACGTGCCCAACAAGCTGCCCGGTTCATCTTCCCAAGAGGCCGAAAACAGCCCATAGCTCAGCCCCAGCACGCCCAGCCCAAAAAAGCCCAAACTAACCAGCAGCACAGCGGACGTGGGTAAATCCATGAGGTGCTGGCTGACGATGTAGTAGCTGACGACAAAGGTGGCGATCGCCAAAAACGACGGCACGCCGCAGAAAATTGCCATCCGCCTAGCCATGCGCTTGCTCACTGCATCAGGAATCGCCATCGATGCGCGGGTGGCCGCAGATTTCTTGAGAGCAGCATCAGAAGCGCTCCCCGAGGGTTTTGCCTTCGGAGGTGCTGGCTTGGAGGGGGCTTTTACGGCTGGTTTTGAGGCAGATTTGGGCGCTTTTTTGGGGTTCGCGCCAGTCTCTGACTGTTTACCCGCAGCGCCAGACTCTTCAGACTTCTTCAAGCGCTTTTTCGGCTCAAAAGGTAAAGCCTTACGAGCCGAAGCGTCTGAACTAGAGGAGTTGGGGTCTGGTGGAGTAGAAGATGCCATGTAAAAACCTGTTCTGACCGCAAGGGTTCAGCTAGCTACACCATCTAGCCAAGCAAATCGAGTTCGTTGAACCCTAACCACGAATGCCCAGCTTGCCGATTAGAGCGCGGTAGCGATCTGGATCGTGTTTTTGGATGTAGGCCAGCAGGCGCTTGCGCTGACCGATCATCTTCAGCAAGCCCCGACGAGAAGCGTGGTCTTTTTTGTTTTCTTTGAGATGGGTGCTGAGGCGGTTAATGCGCTCAGTCAGCATGGCCACCTGAACATCTGCCGATCCAGTGTCCGTTTCGTGAATTTGATAATCAGAAATAATCTGCTGCTTGCGCTCTTGCAGGAGTGCCATTGGGGTCGTCCGGTGAGTATCAATACAATCAACGATTGTATCACAGGGTTCAGGATCATTGGCTCAGCCAGGCGATCGCCTCTCGAATCCACTGCTCTGCATCGGCATTTTTCGCCAGCGCCGTTTTTTGCCCCACGGCCCGCAGCGCTTGCATGATTTCGCCACTGGAATAGCCCAGCGCCAGCAGCGTTAGTTCTACATCTTCTTGGACACTGCCCACGGGCGCAGCATCTGGTGTCGTGGAAAGTCCCGACTGGGTGCGCCAGTCTGCCAGCTTAGTCTTTAACTCCAGCGCCAGCCGCTCTGCCGTTTTTGCGCCCACGCCTGGTGTCCGCGATAGTAGCCGCGTGTTGCCCGACACGATCGCCTGCACCAGATCTTGCAGCCCCATGCCATCCAGCAGCGCCATCCCCAACTGCGGCCCCACGCCGCTGACGCTAATCAACTGACGAAACAGATCTCGCTCTGCCAGCGACCCAAAGCCATACAGCACAATCTGATCTTCCTTCACCTGCTGATGGGTAAACACCTGCACCAGCTCACCCGCCCCCGGCAGCGTTTGCAGCATTCGCGGTGTGATTTGCAGGTCATAGCCAACCTGGTTCACTTCCAGTGTCAGGATGACGCGATTGCTCGACAGCTTTTGTACAGCGGCGATCGCGCCCTTGAGGTAGCTAATCATGGGTGAAAGAGTCGGTTTAGGGTCAGCAGAATGAGGAGATGATGCGATGAGGAGATGATGCGATGAGGAGATGATGCGATGAGGAGATGATGCGATGAGGAGATGATGCGATGAGGAGATGATGCGATGAGGAGATGATGCGATGAGGAGATGATGCGATGAGGAGATGATGCGATGAGGAGATGATGCGATGAGGAGATGATGCGATGAGGAGATGATGCGATGAGGAGATATTGACAACTCTCATCATCCCATCATCACCCCCTCTCTCCCTCTCTCCCTCTCCACCCCTGCGATACACTTTAAGAAAAATCCCCAAAACACCCCCCACCATGCCGATTCTCGTTAGCGATCTTGCCAACCAGGTTCAGGAGTCTGCTCGCCACCTGGGAATTCAGAAGTACGACATCTACGGCGCGTCGGTGGATGAAACCAGCGTCCAGGTCGATCAGGGCGAACCCAAGCAAGTGAAGGCATCGCAGCGATCGAGTGTAACGGTGCGCGTATGGAACCCGGAAGGCACGCTGGGCATCACCTCGACAACGGACGTAGATCCGACGGGACTGGAACTGGCGCTGAAGACAGCTTATGATGCCAGCTTTTTTGGCATGAAGGAGAATGTGCCCGACTTTAGCCCGGAGGCGACGGCTCCGCTAGCGGGACAGGAAGATGATCGCGTGTCGCCTGCGTCGGTGTCTGACCTGATCGCGGCGTTAGTCGAAGCTGAGAAAGAACTGCTGGCAGCGCATCCGGCGATCGCCTCTGTGCCTTATAACGGTCTGTCGCAGCGGGATATGGAACGGTTTTATCTGAACAGCGAAGGCGCAGTGCGGCGGCAGGGGCAATCTATTGCGTCGATCTACCTCTACAGCAAGACAGAGCAGGAGGGCAAAAAGCCCCGCAGCGCCGGGTCTTTTGAGGTGAGTCGGGGGCTAGCGCAGTTGGATATTCAGAAGTGTATTCAGGAAACGGCCGAGAAGACGATCAGCCACCTGGATTACGAGAAGATTCCTACTGGCAAATATCAAGTTGTGCTGTCGCCCGATGCCTTCTTGAGCCTGATTGGAGCGTTTTCTAATCTGTTTAACGCGCAGAATATTCTCGATCGGCAAAGCTTGTCTACGCCAGAGTCACTGGGGAGTGCGATCGCCTCTCCACTGCTCTCGCTCTGCGACGACGCGCTGCATCCCGAAAACATCGGCGGCGAACTATTTGATGGCGAGGGCACGCCCACCCGCCGCGTCTCGCTGATTGATCAGGGCATATTGACCAGCTTTTTACACAGCGCTGGCACGGCCAAGCGCCTGAACGCGCAGCCCACCGGCCACGCCAACATGGGCGCAAAGGTGACAGTTGGCAGCCATTTCTACCATGTCTTGCCGGGAACCGCCGACCCCGCCTTTGACCTCAATACGGCTAATAATGTGGTGTTTATCGACGACCTGCACGCGCTTCATGCTGGGGTACAAGCCCTCCAGGGTTCCTTCTCGCTGCCTTTCGACGGTTGGCTGATCCGCGATGGGCAGCGCACCAGCATCGAATCCGCGACGGTCGCAGGCGATTTTCGCCAACTGCTCAAGTCCATCATCCACATCGAACCAGAGCTGGAACGGGTCGGCGCTGGCCTCAGCCCCCGCGTGTGGATTGAGGAACTGTCGATTACCGGTGAATAGGGTTTCGGGAGTTCTACTCGCTACCCCTATAACCCCCGATTCCGAATTTCTCCTCACATTTAACCCTTGATTTCAGGGAATCTCGCTCATTTGCACCAGACCTGGATAAGATTGAGAGCAACTGCTAGGGGATGAGCAAACCGCGTGATGCGGAGCCATCGCGCCATATTCCAGTCTTTGCGCCCTGATTTGGGGAATGTGGCCCGGTCTAGGCGAGGCGTTTAGAAGCATGAGGTCTGCACCAGCGCTTGGATTGGGCGTTGGTGCTTGATTTCAGGCTGCATCTCGGGCTGTGTCTTAGGCTGTGCTTTGGGCGATGTTGCAGACCGTGTGAGTGAGGAGCGAAACGAGGAGCGACACCATGAATGGTTGGGTTGTGCGGGGGCTTTCCCTGCTCTTGCCCTTGGGGAGCATAGCGGTCGTTGGCAATGATTTTCTTTTGGGGCAGCAAAGGGCGATCGCCCAGCCTGCACCAGCCATCGATTCGCCAGAGTTACCGGAGTCGTCATCCATAGCGCGGCCGCCTGGGCCCTACGTGCTTCAGCTTTCGGACGTGGCGACCGAGTTCCCATTATCCCTGGAGCAGGTGCGGTTTGAACCAGGGCCGCTGACGGACTCGGTGCAGGGGCAGCGGCGGCCCTATCGCCCCGATCAGCCGCCCTATCTCAACGGCGAGCCATCCCATCTGGTCTATCAATTTCAAGTGCCCAGCCCAGCAGCGGGAATCGCAGTGCCGCCGGGAACGCTCAAGATTTATTCGGTGAATGGGCTGCGGGCGATGTATGCGGGCTATCGCCAGGAGCTACAGGCGATGAACCAGGTGATTAACGGGCTGCGAACCATTCTGACCCAGCGCCCGTTTTACATTAATCGTCCAATCGGTGTGCTGCCGCCTGTTTC contains:
- the aroF gene encoding 3-deoxy-7-phosphoheptulonate synthase, with the protein product MIVVMKPEAPAEEIDRLSAEFREMGLTPEKIVGKHKTVVGLVGDTAEMDALQLQDLSPWIEQVLRVEKPYKRVSKEYRHGEPSEVVVPTPNGPVTFSVFAPIVVVAGPCSVENETMIVETARRVKAAGAKFLRGGAFKPRTSPYAFQGHGESALELLQAAKDATGLGIITEVMDAADLEKICEVTDIVQVGARNMQNFSLLKKVGAQDKPVLLKRGMSATIDEWLMAAEYILAAGNPNVILCERGIRTFDNQYARNTLDLAVIPVLRSLTHLPIMIDPSHGTGKSEYVPSMAMAAIAAGTDSLMIEVHPNPSKALSDGPQSLTPERFDRLMQELSIIGNAVNRWEANPVPVLA
- a CDS encoding PAM68 family protein; the encoded protein is MASSTPPDPNSSSSDASARKALPFEPKKRLKKSEESGAAGKQSETGANPKKAPKSASKPAVKAPSKPAPPKAKPSGSASDAALKKSAATRASMAIPDAVSKRMARRMAIFCGVPSFLAIATFVVSYYIVSQHLMDLPTSAVLLVSLGFFGLGVLGLSYGLFSASWEDEPGSLLGTSEFRTNLGRTIAAWRSQRPQS
- the rpsO gene encoding 30S ribosomal protein S15 — protein: MALLQERKQQIISDYQIHETDTGSADVQVAMLTERINRLSTHLKENKKDHASRRGLLKMIGQRKRLLAYIQKHDPDRYRALIGKLGIRG
- the ruvA gene encoding Holliday junction branch migration protein RuvA, which translates into the protein MISYLKGAIAAVQKLSSNRVILTLEVNQVGYDLQITPRMLQTLPGAGELVQVFTHQQVKEDQIVLYGFGSLAERDLFRQLISVSGVGPQLGMALLDGMGLQDLVQAIVSGNTRLLSRTPGVGAKTAERLALELKTKLADWRTQSGLSTTPDAAPVGSVQEDVELTLLALGYSSGEIMQALRAVGQKTALAKNADAEQWIREAIAWLSQ
- a CDS encoding TldD/PmbA family protein, which codes for MPILVSDLANQVQESARHLGIQKYDIYGASVDETSVQVDQGEPKQVKASQRSSVTVRVWNPEGTLGITSTTDVDPTGLELALKTAYDASFFGMKENVPDFSPEATAPLAGQEDDRVSPASVSDLIAALVEAEKELLAAHPAIASVPYNGLSQRDMERFYLNSEGAVRRQGQSIASIYLYSKTEQEGKKPRSAGSFEVSRGLAQLDIQKCIQETAEKTISHLDYEKIPTGKYQVVLSPDAFLSLIGAFSNLFNAQNILDRQSLSTPESLGSAIASPLLSLCDDALHPENIGGELFDGEGTPTRRVSLIDQGILTSFLHSAGTAKRLNAQPTGHANMGAKVTVGSHFYHVLPGTADPAFDLNTANNVVFIDDLHALHAGVQALQGSFSLPFDGWLIRDGQRTSIESATVAGDFRQLLKSIIHIEPELERVGAGLSPRVWIEELSITGE